A stretch of Paludisphaera borealis DNA encodes these proteins:
- a CDS encoding PVC-type heme-binding CxxCH protein: protein MSTRRRLGFVFALLLALPAASTAGPPIENRPSYAFEADPYYPHKDFPKLTTPQWVGEEGVEGVVVLAVDDMSKPAIYETFLRPILDRLKTIDGRAPVSIMTNQVDPTDPRLQGWLKEGLSIEIHTIGHPCPFFHGGDFDASSRAYHDCVDLIGKIPNNRPVAFRMPCCDSINSPGPRFFAELFNKTSPSGNFLTIDTSVFNISTPDDPSLPRSLVVDPDGREKFRKYLPFKSFVNTIENYPYPYVIGGRCWEFPCAVPSDWEGQNIHKPNNPKTLEDMKAALDIAVLKKGVYNLVFHPHNWIQNSQVVELIDHAVKTHGKKVKFLNFREAQERLDKNLLAGNPIRGPKGNDNGVELVDLNNDGFLDVVRSHDGKVEGRVWKPESRTWETLADAAEALRAARPAVENGPALPPHASRLDHQGRDAGLRFVDVDEDGHLDVVFSNDAHYGLYLFDPTTKGWTREVIAGNAGEPGALPKIVKNGANNGFFVHSRSLWWQNEDTDKLPDIVDRRSFNDLLKDVSPQGKTPAAALRSFRVAPGFRIELAASEPQVEDPIAIEWGADGRLWVLEMGDYPLGVGGRAGGVVRILDDADGDGRYERSTTFLDGLAYPSAIMPWRNGVLIGCAPDLFYAEDRDGDGKADHREVLFTGFGEGNQQHRFNGFELGLDGWVYGANGDSNGVVRSLKTGQTVNIQGRDFRFQPDTGAFETESGQTQYGRRRDDWGDWFGNNNPNWAWRFLLAESDLRRNPHFAAPDPREMLEADTLLHPLSRTLARFNEPGSVNHVTSANSPTPYRDDLFGDHFRTSLFVSEPVHNLVHRMVVEPDGSASKGVRAPGEADREFLASSDNWFRPTQMKTGPDGALWIADMYRAVIEHPQWIPPEIQRTIDLRAGSKEGRIYRVVPVDRKPRAIERLDRLDVAGLVAALESPNGWRRDTAQRLLLHRQDPSAVDPLRKLIAASRSEKTRVQAVWTLSLLEGLDDATASALLKDPSAYVRAAVVQATRGTLKDRPLTTEALLTLDDSASPRLRFQRALALGDCPDARSAHALADIVRSDPQDPWLRAAVLSSAAPHVGPLLVDLLSKGEGPIPDEVVEPLVAMAGAIPDRAVLDSVIQSVAKPDGAGEAFASWRFSALAGLLHASARVGKPIEATRANGLLDVLEAARKSALDGAGDEADRRRAVALLGCSAVKSKTDRDLLVGLLAPREAIGVQESAIAALGRSSEPSLPKALLKGWKSFSPQVRSSALDLVVSRDAWVNALLDLIEADAIPKGEIDSAHRAALLATREATTRTRAEALFAKAEASRKAVLDGYRPALAQKGDATAGRAVFQRVCATCHKVGDLGANVGPDLAALKDRSPEALLTAIFDPNSAFEAKYTNFNAATNDGRVFSGLIASETASSVVLRRAEGKEDVLLRADIDELTSSGKSMMTEGLEKDLSPRDLADLVAFVASLGKQP from the coding sequence ATGTCGACCCGCCGCCGCCTCGGATTCGTATTCGCACTTCTTCTGGCCCTCCCGGCCGCGTCGACCGCCGGGCCGCCGATCGAGAATCGGCCGTCGTACGCATTCGAGGCCGACCCGTATTATCCCCACAAGGACTTCCCCAAGCTGACCACCCCGCAGTGGGTCGGCGAGGAGGGGGTCGAAGGGGTCGTGGTCCTGGCGGTCGACGACATGAGCAAGCCGGCGATCTATGAAACGTTCCTCCGGCCGATCCTCGACCGGCTGAAGACGATCGACGGCCGTGCGCCGGTGAGCATCATGACCAACCAGGTCGACCCCACCGATCCCCGGCTTCAGGGCTGGCTGAAAGAGGGTCTGTCGATCGAAATCCACACGATCGGCCATCCCTGCCCGTTCTTCCACGGCGGCGACTTCGACGCGTCGAGCCGGGCCTATCACGACTGCGTCGATCTCATCGGTAAGATCCCCAACAACCGGCCCGTCGCCTTCCGGATGCCGTGCTGCGATTCGATCAACTCGCCCGGCCCTCGGTTCTTCGCCGAGCTGTTCAACAAGACCAGCCCGAGCGGGAACTTCCTGACGATCGACACCTCGGTCTTCAACATCTCGACGCCCGACGACCCGAGCCTGCCGCGCTCGCTGGTCGTCGATCCCGACGGCCGCGAGAAGTTCCGCAAGTACCTGCCGTTCAAGTCGTTCGTCAACACGATCGAGAACTACCCCTATCCCTACGTGATCGGCGGCCGATGCTGGGAGTTCCCCTGCGCCGTGCCCAGCGACTGGGAAGGGCAGAACATTCACAAGCCGAATAACCCGAAAACGCTTGAAGACATGAAGGCGGCGCTCGATATCGCCGTGCTCAAGAAGGGTGTCTACAACCTCGTCTTCCACCCGCACAACTGGATTCAGAACAGCCAGGTCGTCGAGCTGATCGACCATGCGGTCAAGACGCACGGCAAGAAGGTGAAGTTCCTCAACTTCCGCGAAGCGCAGGAGCGGCTCGACAAGAATTTGCTCGCCGGAAACCCGATCCGCGGCCCCAAGGGGAACGACAACGGCGTCGAACTGGTGGATCTGAACAACGACGGCTTCCTCGACGTCGTCCGGTCGCATGATGGCAAGGTTGAAGGACGCGTCTGGAAGCCCGAGAGCCGGACGTGGGAGACACTCGCCGACGCGGCTGAGGCGCTCCGCGCCGCCCGCCCGGCGGTCGAAAACGGCCCGGCGCTCCCACCGCACGCGAGCCGCCTGGACCACCAGGGCCGCGACGCCGGCCTGCGGTTCGTCGACGTCGACGAGGACGGCCACCTCGACGTCGTTTTCTCGAACGACGCGCACTATGGACTTTACCTCTTCGATCCCACGACCAAGGGCTGGACGCGCGAGGTGATCGCCGGCAATGCGGGCGAGCCCGGGGCGCTGCCGAAGATCGTCAAGAACGGCGCGAACAACGGGTTCTTCGTCCACTCGCGGTCGCTCTGGTGGCAGAACGAAGATACCGACAAGCTGCCCGACATCGTCGACCGCCGGTCGTTCAACGACTTGCTCAAGGACGTTTCGCCGCAAGGCAAAACGCCCGCCGCGGCCCTACGTTCGTTCCGCGTCGCGCCGGGGTTCCGGATCGAGCTGGCGGCGAGTGAACCGCAGGTCGAAGACCCGATCGCAATCGAGTGGGGCGCGGACGGTCGGCTCTGGGTGCTCGAAATGGGCGATTACCCGCTCGGCGTTGGCGGCAGGGCCGGGGGCGTCGTCCGGATTCTCGACGACGCGGACGGCGACGGCCGATACGAGCGGTCGACGACGTTCCTCGACGGCCTGGCGTATCCCTCGGCGATCATGCCGTGGCGGAACGGCGTGCTGATCGGCTGCGCGCCCGACCTGTTCTACGCCGAGGACCGCGACGGCGACGGTAAGGCCGACCACCGCGAGGTCTTGTTCACGGGCTTCGGCGAAGGCAACCAGCAGCACCGGTTCAACGGCTTCGAGCTAGGGCTCGACGGCTGGGTCTACGGCGCGAACGGCGACAGCAACGGGGTCGTCCGGTCGCTCAAGACGGGTCAAACCGTGAACATCCAGGGTCGCGATTTCCGGTTCCAACCCGACACGGGCGCGTTCGAGACCGAGAGCGGCCAGACTCAATACGGCCGCCGCCGCGACGACTGGGGCGATTGGTTCGGCAACAACAATCCCAACTGGGCCTGGCGATTCCTGCTCGCCGAGTCGGACCTCAGGCGCAATCCGCACTTCGCCGCGCCCGACCCGCGCGAGATGCTCGAAGCCGATACGTTGCTCCATCCCCTCAGCCGCACGCTGGCCCGATTCAACGAGCCGGGGTCGGTCAATCACGTGACCTCGGCGAACAGCCCGACGCCCTATCGCGACGACCTGTTCGGCGACCACTTCCGCACCAGCCTGTTCGTCAGCGAGCCGGTTCACAACCTCGTTCACCGCATGGTGGTCGAGCCCGACGGCTCGGCGTCGAAGGGCGTTCGAGCGCCGGGCGAGGCCGATCGTGAATTTCTGGCGTCGAGCGACAACTGGTTCCGGCCGACGCAGATGAAGACCGGCCCCGACGGCGCGCTCTGGATCGCCGACATGTACCGCGCGGTCATCGAACATCCTCAGTGGATTCCCCCCGAAATCCAAAGAACCATCGACCTGCGAGCCGGCAGTAAGGAAGGGCGGATCTACCGCGTCGTCCCCGTCGATCGCAAGCCCCGGGCGATCGAACGGCTCGACCGGCTCGACGTCGCCGGTCTCGTCGCCGCCCTCGAAAGCCCCAACGGCTGGCGTCGCGACACCGCCCAGCGCCTGCTCCTGCACAGGCAAGACCCGTCCGCCGTCGATCCCCTGCGCAAACTGATCGCCGCGAGTCGATCCGAGAAGACGCGAGTTCAGGCCGTCTGGACGCTCTCGCTGCTGGAAGGACTCGACGACGCGACCGCATCAGCGCTCCTCAAAGACCCGAGCGCCTACGTCCGGGCGGCCGTCGTCCAGGCGACGCGGGGAACCTTGAAAGACCGGCCGCTCACGACGGAAGCCCTGCTGACGCTCGACGACTCGGCCTCACCTCGGCTGCGGTTTCAGCGAGCCCTGGCCCTCGGCGACTGCCCCGACGCCCGATCCGCCCACGCCCTGGCGGATATCGTCCGGAGCGATCCTCAAGATCCGTGGCTCCGCGCCGCGGTCCTCAGTTCGGCCGCGCCGCATGTCGGACCGCTGCTGGTCGATCTTCTGAGCAAGGGGGAGGGGCCGATCCCCGATGAGGTCGTCGAACCCCTGGTGGCGATGGCCGGCGCGATCCCGGATCGCGCGGTCCTCGACTCGGTCATCCAATCCGTCGCCAAGCCGGACGGGGCAGGGGAGGCGTTCGCCTCCTGGCGGTTCTCGGCCCTCGCCGGATTGCTCCATGCTTCCGCGCGCGTCGGCAAGCCGATCGAGGCGACGCGGGCGAACGGGCTGCTGGACGTCCTCGAAGCCGCGCGAAAGTCGGCCCTCGACGGCGCGGGCGATGAAGCCGATCGGCGCCGGGCGGTCGCTCTGCTCGGGTGTTCGGCCGTCAAATCGAAGACCGACCGCGACCTCCTCGTCGGCCTGCTCGCGCCGCGCGAGGCGATCGGCGTTCAGGAATCGGCGATCGCAGCCCTCGGCCGATCGTCCGAACCGAGCTTGCCGAAGGCGCTCTTGAAGGGCTGGAAAAGCTTCTCGCCCCAGGTCCGCTCATCGGCGCTCGACCTCGTCGTCAGCCGCGACGCCTGGGTGAACGCCCTGCTGGATCTGATTGAAGCCGACGCGATTCCCAAGGGCGAGATCGACTCGGCCCACCGCGCGGCGCTCCTCGCCACCCGCGAAGCCACGACCCGCACGCGCGCCGAGGCTCTGTTCGCCAAAGCCGAAGCATCGCGGAAAGCGGTCCTCGACGGTTACCGGCCGGCGCTCGCGCAAAAGGGCGACGCGACGGCGGGCCGAGCGGTCTTTCAGCGCGTCTGCGCGACCTGCCACAAGGTCGGCGACCTGGGCGCGAACGTTGGCCCGGACCTCGCAGCGCTCAAGGACCGATCGCCCGAGGCCCTCTTGACCGCGATCTTCGATCCCAACAGCGCATTCGAAGCCAAGTACACGAATTTCAACGCCGCCACGAATGACGGCCGCGTCTTCTCCGGCCTGATCGCCAGCGAGACCGCCAGTTCAGTCGTGCTGCGGCGTGCGGAAGGCAAGGAAGACGTCCTCCTCCGCGCCGACATCGACGAGCTGACCTCGTCGGGCAAGTCGATGATGACCGAGGGCCTCGAAAAAGACCTCTCCCCGCGCGACCTGGCCGACCTCGTCGCGTTCGTCGCCTCGCTCGGCAAGCAGCCGTAA
- a CDS encoding pyridoxal phosphate-dependent aminotransferase encodes MPLSLAERASLIEPSATLAMGAEAKRLKVQGRQILDFALGEPDFNTPANIQEAAIRAMRDGQTHYTPPAGIPELRQAVAKLYTDHHGVATDPAQVVVSNGAKHAIHNALMAVCGPGDEVIIPSPYWVSYADLVKLTGAKPVVVQAPESAGFKMTPDQFLGVVTPRTRLLMINSPSNPTGVVYERSELAALAEAVLKTDVGVLSDEIYEQLTYRDAKPTCFASLDPALPARTITISGVSKTYAMTGWRIGWSVAPTAVSKFIGDLQSQETSNPCSISQWAALEAITGPQETVVEMKAQFARRREYVLERIERLPGVTCTPPGGAFYAFMNVSSHFGKTLGGKKIIDSTSFCMAALSEANVALVMGSAFGAEGYARMSFATNLETLEKGFDALERFVAS; translated from the coding sequence ATGCCTCTCTCACTGGCGGAACGGGCAAGTTTGATCGAACCCTCCGCGACCCTGGCCATGGGCGCCGAGGCCAAGAGGTTGAAGGTCCAGGGACGGCAGATCCTCGATTTCGCGCTCGGCGAGCCCGATTTCAATACGCCGGCCAACATCCAGGAGGCCGCCATACGCGCGATGCGGGACGGCCAAACTCACTATACGCCGCCGGCGGGAATTCCCGAACTCCGGCAAGCGGTGGCCAAGCTGTACACCGATCATCACGGCGTGGCGACTGATCCGGCCCAAGTGGTCGTTTCCAATGGCGCGAAGCACGCGATTCACAATGCACTCATGGCGGTTTGCGGGCCTGGCGACGAGGTCATCATCCCGTCGCCGTACTGGGTCAGCTACGCCGACCTGGTCAAGCTGACCGGCGCGAAGCCGGTGGTCGTCCAGGCACCAGAGTCGGCCGGATTCAAGATGACTCCGGACCAATTTCTGGGCGTGGTCACGCCTCGCACCCGGCTCTTGATGATCAACAGTCCGTCCAATCCCACGGGAGTGGTTTACGAGCGTTCGGAACTCGCTGCGCTGGCCGAAGCTGTCCTCAAGACCGACGTCGGAGTTCTGTCGGATGAGATCTACGAGCAACTGACGTACCGTGACGCGAAGCCGACCTGTTTTGCCAGCCTCGACCCCGCGCTGCCGGCCCGGACGATCACGATCTCGGGCGTCAGCAAGACGTACGCGATGACGGGATGGCGGATCGGCTGGAGCGTGGCGCCGACGGCCGTTTCCAAATTCATCGGCGACCTCCAGAGCCAGGAGACCAGCAATCCCTGCTCGATCAGCCAGTGGGCGGCGCTTGAAGCGATCACCGGCCCGCAGGAGACGGTCGTGGAGATGAAGGCCCAGTTCGCGCGGCGTCGCGAGTACGTGCTGGAGCGGATTGAGCGGCTGCCGGGCGTGACTTGCACGCCTCCAGGGGGTGCATTCTACGCGTTCATGAACGTCTCGTCGCACTTCGGCAAGACGCTGGGGGGCAAGAAGATCATCGATTCTACGTCGTTCTGCATGGCGGCGCTCAGCGAGGCGAACGTGGCGCTGGTGATGGGCTCGGCCTTCGGGGCCGAGGGGTACGCCCGGATGTCGTTCGCGACGAACCTGGAGACCCTCGAAAAGGGATTCGACGCTCTCGAGCGATTCGTCGCAAGTTGA
- a CDS encoding M56 family metallopeptidase, producing MEVLMRTALTNALSASMLAMAVAAVGLILSRRPAILHCLWLIVLVKLLAPPMLEVPLMNPDTAEPLLEAEAASLMIAFDPADQASEAYPPLIFAAEPFETDEPIEIVPDEPAASAPWVEPATLWGLLGVAWLVGSLTTSTLAVVRVRRFQRLLRSAEPAEPEVEDEVAALAYRMGIHRPPAVVFIDGRLTPLLWAVGRPRLVIPRELWKGLDARRRTLLLTHELAHLKRGDHWLRLFELAVTIAYWWLPVVWWVRRALRDVEEQCCDAWVVWMFPDEARTYAETLLDTVDFLNPVAQSEPLLASGFGKVHHLRRRLTMVMLGTTPRTLGWSGTLGALALAGVLLPMSPTWAQKADAPPEANDAKPTTSDDFFITVSADEAAEGALIGKLDANRNGQDDRKDALVLSEYLGDLFLAESDDDKKSDDAKPGEAKKTEEIRVIVRGSDSPKQRAEAIQKTIERLTVRIKEIESKQPDNEATERQIKALKSAVERLQKVAKVPVQAKAHAVSVDVKPIERVIVARRPDIVTGRREIITDNVKGGTVTIREDGGDGKPSEVTIVSDDGTVKADSFDIEFKAKGDPKQTEEARKQIEEARKHVAELSKEVAAKQKQLGEAHRKLAELQGFGRPSAITFRADPRLQGKPLGRINLSRPDRPEQKDDARLDSLEQKLTKVLDELQSLKKQKAEREEHGERR from the coding sequence GTGGAAGTCTTGATGCGCACGGCTCTGACGAACGCCTTGTCCGCCTCGATGCTGGCGATGGCTGTCGCGGCGGTCGGGCTGATCTTATCGCGACGGCCGGCGATCCTCCATTGCCTTTGGCTGATCGTGCTGGTGAAACTGCTGGCGCCTCCCATGCTGGAGGTGCCGCTCATGAATCCCGATACGGCCGAGCCCTTGCTCGAAGCGGAGGCCGCTTCGCTCATGATCGCCTTCGACCCGGCCGATCAGGCGTCGGAGGCTTACCCGCCGCTGATCTTCGCGGCCGAGCCGTTTGAGACGGATGAGCCGATCGAGATCGTTCCGGACGAACCGGCGGCCTCGGCCCCGTGGGTCGAGCCGGCGACGCTCTGGGGTTTGCTGGGGGTCGCCTGGCTGGTCGGTTCGCTGACGACGTCGACCCTGGCCGTGGTGCGCGTCCGGCGGTTCCAGCGGCTGCTTCGCAGCGCCGAGCCGGCCGAGCCGGAAGTTGAAGACGAAGTCGCCGCGCTGGCTTACCGCATGGGGATTCACAGGCCGCCGGCGGTTGTCTTCATCGACGGCAGGCTCACGCCGTTGCTCTGGGCGGTCGGCCGCCCCCGGCTTGTGATCCCTCGCGAACTCTGGAAGGGGCTCGACGCCCGCCGCCGCACGCTGCTGCTGACGCACGAGCTGGCGCACCTGAAACGGGGCGATCACTGGCTGCGGCTCTTCGAGCTGGCCGTGACGATCGCCTACTGGTGGCTGCCGGTCGTCTGGTGGGTGCGTCGGGCGCTTCGCGACGTGGAAGAACAGTGCTGCGACGCGTGGGTCGTCTGGATGTTCCCGGACGAGGCGCGGACGTACGCCGAAACGCTGCTCGACACAGTGGATTTTCTGAACCCTGTCGCCCAATCCGAGCCGCTCCTGGCGAGCGGATTCGGCAAGGTGCATCATCTCCGAAGGAGGCTGACGATGGTCATGCTGGGAACGACGCCGCGCACGCTGGGATGGTCGGGAACGCTGGGCGCCCTCGCCCTCGCCGGCGTCCTCCTGCCGATGAGCCCGACCTGGGCCCAGAAGGCCGACGCGCCGCCAGAAGCAAATGACGCCAAGCCGACGACGAGCGACGACTTCTTCATCACGGTATCCGCCGACGAGGCTGCCGAGGGCGCGCTGATCGGCAAGCTCGACGCGAATCGCAACGGGCAGGACGATCGCAAGGACGCCCTCGTGCTGTCCGAGTACCTGGGCGATCTGTTCCTGGCGGAATCGGACGACGACAAGAAGTCGGACGACGCGAAACCGGGCGAAGCGAAGAAGACCGAAGAGATTCGCGTCATCGTCCGAGGCTCGGATTCACCGAAGCAGCGAGCCGAGGCGATCCAAAAGACGATCGAGAGGCTGACGGTCCGGATCAAGGAGATCGAGAGCAAGCAACCTGACAACGAAGCGACCGAGCGCCAGATCAAGGCCTTGAAGTCCGCCGTCGAGCGGCTCCAGAAGGTCGCGAAGGTCCCGGTGCAGGCGAAGGCCCACGCCGTTTCGGTGGACGTCAAGCCCATCGAGCGGGTCATCGTCGCCCGACGGCCCGACATCGTGACCGGACGACGGGAAATCATCACCGACAACGTCAAAGGCGGAACGGTAACGATCCGGGAAGACGGAGGCGATGGCAAGCCGTCGGAAGTGACGATCGTATCGGACGATGGGACAGTCAAAGCCGACAGCTTCGACATCGAGTTCAAGGCGAAAGGCGACCCCAAACAGACCGAGGAAGCCCGCAAGCAGATCGAGGAAGCCCGCAAGCACGTCGCCGAGCTGAGCAAGGAAGTTGCGGCGAAGCAGAAACAACTGGGCGAGGCTCATCGCAAGCTTGCCGAACTTCAGGGCTTCGGCCGACCTAGCGCAATCACTTTCAGGGCTGACCCCCGCCTCCAGGGCAAGCCGCTGGGACGGATCAATCTGAGCCGTCCTGACAGGCCGGAGCAGAAGGACGACGCTCGCCTCGATTCGCTCGAACAGAAGCTGACGAAGGTGCTCGACGAACTTCAGAGCCTCAAGAAGCAGAAGGCCGAGCGGGAAGAGCACGGCGAGAGGAGATGA
- a CDS encoding BlaI/MecI/CopY family transcriptional regulator, with protein MKLNPMDVTEAELALLSALWDHGPATIRQLVDRVYGQGGASVYATVQKLLERLEQKGCVDRDRSESVHVFTASVDRSELIGRRLRAVADALCGGSLTPLLTHLVEGEGMSQAERKELRSLIDRLDRKKR; from the coding sequence ATGAAACTGAATCCGATGGATGTGACGGAAGCCGAGCTGGCGTTGCTCTCGGCGCTCTGGGATCACGGGCCGGCGACGATCCGACAGCTTGTGGATCGAGTGTACGGCCAGGGAGGGGCTTCGGTGTACGCGACGGTACAGAAGCTGCTCGAACGGCTTGAGCAGAAGGGCTGCGTGGACCGCGATCGGAGCGAAAGCGTTCATGTGTTCACGGCTTCGGTCGATCGCTCGGAGCTGATCGGCCGCCGCCTCCGCGCGGTGGCCGACGCGCTGTGCGGCGGGTCGCTGACGCCGCTGTTGACCCATCTGGTCGAGGGCGAGGGGATGTCGCAGGCGGAGCGCAAGGAGCTTCGCTCGCTGATCGACCGGCTCGACCGCAAGAAACGGTGA
- a CDS encoding RNA polymerase sigma factor codes for MPLSDVDRKLIERCLGKEPGAWNDFVDRYLGLIYHVIHHVAHSRSRLLSSADMEDIASEVLLAIVDDDYDVLRRYKGISSLPTYLTLIARRICVKEIIRRHREAELGHAKAHRETVSDLSGEAEAIASAEEVERMLDELPEKEAEVVRLYHLKYMNYRQIAKKLGMSENSVGPILARARKRMRAAAEQNKVG; via the coding sequence GTGCCCCTGAGCGACGTTGATCGGAAACTCATCGAACGGTGCCTGGGGAAGGAGCCCGGCGCATGGAATGACTTCGTCGACCGATACCTCGGCCTGATCTACCACGTGATCCATCACGTGGCGCATTCACGCAGTCGATTACTCAGCTCCGCCGATATGGAGGACATCGCCTCCGAGGTCTTGCTGGCGATCGTCGACGACGACTACGACGTTTTGCGACGCTATAAAGGCATCAGTTCGCTGCCGACCTACCTGACGTTGATCGCCCGCCGGATCTGCGTCAAGGAGATCATCCGGCGGCACCGCGAGGCCGAACTCGGCCACGCCAAGGCCCACCGCGAGACCGTCAGCGACCTCTCGGGCGAAGCCGAAGCCATCGCCTCAGCCGAAGAGGTCGAACGGATGCTGGACGAACTTCCCGAGAAGGAAGCCGAGGTCGTCCGGCTCTATCACCTCAAGTACATGAATTACCGCCAGATCGCCAAGAAGCTCGGCATGTCCGAGAACTCCGTCGGCCCGATCCTGGCGAGGGCCCGCAAACGCATGCGAGCCGCCGCCGAGCAGAACAAGGTGGGCTGA
- a CDS encoding response regulator has translation MEEKKNHPKIVIADDNAQNVELLEAYLSDVECELRTARDGEETLQVVEEFKPDLLLLDIMMPRLSGFEVCRKIRSNPATKDLLILMVTALNEASDFERGVQAGTDDFLTKPVNKVELLCRIRSLLRVRHLKNQLDRTLAYLAEFESASRATGDS, from the coding sequence TTGGAAGAAAAGAAAAATCACCCCAAGATCGTGATCGCCGACGACAACGCCCAGAACGTCGAGCTCTTGGAAGCCTACCTGAGCGACGTCGAATGCGAACTTCGCACCGCGCGCGACGGTGAGGAAACGCTCCAGGTGGTCGAGGAGTTCAAGCCCGACCTCCTGCTGCTTGATATCATGATGCCCCGGCTCTCGGGCTTCGAGGTCTGTCGCAAGATCCGGTCCAACCCCGCGACCAAGGATCTGCTCATCTTGATGGTCACCGCGCTTAACGAGGCGTCCGACTTCGAGCGCGGCGTTCAGGCCGGGACCGACGACTTCCTGACCAAGCCGGTCAACAAGGTCGAACTGCTCTGCCGCATCCGCAGCCTGCTGCGCGTCCGTCATCTCAAGAACCAGCTCGACCGCACCCTCGCTTACCTCGCTGAGTTCGAGTCCGCCAGCCGCGCCACCGGCGATTCGTGA
- a CDS encoding Maf family protein — translation MTHTFILASASPRRRQLLAEAGYSFEVDPSDLIESEPLAGVAPAEYAADLAWRKARAVADRRKTGLILAADTVCAVGAEILNKPIDRDDAERMIRLQEGHDTEVITGLCLYRADRPEWLGAVEISVVRFRPLSDSERRSYLDSGRWEGKSGGYGVQDHDPFVTVAGGSFSNVVGLPMERLAELLAAHPNFMK, via the coding sequence ATGACGCACACTTTCATCCTGGCGAGCGCTTCGCCTCGCCGCCGCCAGCTTCTCGCCGAGGCCGGCTACAGCTTCGAGGTCGATCCGTCCGACCTGATCGAGTCGGAACCTCTTGCCGGTGTTGCACCAGCCGAGTACGCCGCCGACCTCGCCTGGCGCAAGGCTCGGGCGGTCGCCGACCGGCGCAAGACCGGCCTCATCCTCGCCGCCGACACCGTCTGCGCCGTGGGGGCCGAGATCCTCAACAAGCCAATCGACCGCGACGACGCTGAACGGATGATCCGGTTGCAGGAAGGCCACGACACCGAGGTCATCACCGGTCTTTGCCTCTATCGCGCCGACCGCCCGGAATGGCTGGGCGCGGTCGAGATCAGCGTCGTCCGGTTCCGACCTCTTTCCGACTCCGAGCGCCGCTCCTACCTCGACTCGGGCCGGTGGGAGGGCAAGTCGGGAGGCTACGGCGTGCAGGACCACGACCCGTTCGTGACCGTCGCCGGGGGCAGTTTCTCGAACGTCGTCGGCCTGCCGATGGAACGTCTGGCCGAATTGCTCGCCGCACACCCCAACTTCATGAAGTAG
- a CDS encoding nuclear transport factor 2 family protein, whose translation MRTSRFGRNGVAGLTAALVGLALAAATGRAASQDAATTVKAEQPAAVRAKSALPVILLTGFEPFGKKKPPNPSWEGIKKLDGQEWKGFRLVAKQLPVVWGSPLTQLEGWIAEYKPVAVFSLGQGGEGGFSIESWAYNRRAAEAEDNLKNKPSAADIVADGPKRFDATIDSLKLAKALAEKGYHVNVSTDAGRYLCEETLYSLEYLKSARKIDGSVLFCHVPPLGSKLTKTKFVTEDYVENFAKDLLETWRDADQNPQAAAPVAVAAVAAVAAQPSPAASAREQDVKSFIEHYFKSWSDQDMDAYDDCFMADACIQYIDTQGQLFTTPRQRFVAGQREVHRRSSVRSIEVPESIEIRFEQKIARVVAYWRLNAGARVQKGYDHFTLKQERGKWRIVNLLFYSTSDNGQD comes from the coding sequence ATGCGCACTTCACGATTCGGTCGAAACGGCGTCGCCGGGCTGACGGCCGCCCTGGTGGGCCTGGCCCTGGCCGCCGCCACTGGCCGGGCCGCCTCGCAAGACGCTGCGACCACGGTCAAGGCCGAGCAACCGGCGGCCGTGCGAGCGAAGAGCGCGCTTCCGGTCATCCTGCTCACCGGCTTCGAGCCGTTCGGCAAGAAGAAGCCCCCCAATCCGTCATGGGAAGGGATCAAAAAGCTCGACGGCCAGGAGTGGAAGGGCTTCCGGCTGGTCGCCAAGCAACTTCCCGTCGTTTGGGGCTCGCCCTTGACCCAACTGGAAGGCTGGATCGCCGAGTACAAGCCGGTCGCGGTCTTCTCGCTCGGCCAGGGGGGCGAGGGGGGGTTCTCGATCGAGAGCTGGGCCTACAACCGTCGGGCCGCCGAAGCCGAGGACAACCTCAAGAACAAGCCGTCGGCCGCGGACATCGTCGCCGACGGCCCCAAGCGGTTCGACGCCACGATCGACTCGCTCAAGCTCGCCAAGGCGCTCGCCGAGAAGGGCTACCATGTCAACGTCTCGACCGACGCCGGCCGCTACCTTTGCGAAGAGACCCTCTACAGCCTCGAATACCTCAAATCGGCCCGCAAGATCGACGGCTCGGTCCTGTTCTGCCACGTTCCTCCCCTGGGCTCGAAACTCACCAAGACCAAGTTCGTCACCGAGGACTACGTGGAGAACTTCGCCAAGGACCTGCTCGAAACCTGGCGCGACGCCGACCAGAATCCCCAGGCTGCCGCTCCGGTGGCCGTGGCGGCGGTCGCGGCAGTCGCCGCCCAGCCGTCGCCGGCCGCCTCGGCCCGCGAGCAGGACGTGAAGTCGTTCATCGAGCACTACTTCAAGAGCTGGTCCGATCAGGACATGGACGCCTACGACGACTGTTTCATGGCAGACGCCTGCATCCAGTACATCGACACCCAGGGCCAGCTTTTCACGACGCCGCGCCAGCGGTTCGTCGCCGGCCAGCGCGAGGTTCATCGCCGCTCGTCGGTCCGGTCGATCGAGGTCCCTGAAAGCATCGAGATCCGGTTCGAACAGAAGATCGCCCGCGTCGTGGCCTACTGGCGGCTGAACGCCGGCGCTCGCGTCCAGAAGGGCTACGACCACTTCACGCTCAAGCAAGAGCGCGGCAAGTGGCGGATCGTCAACCTGCTGTTTTACTCAACGAGCGACAACGGGCAGGATTGA